In one Gossypium hirsutum isolate 1008001.06 chromosome D09, Gossypium_hirsutum_v2.1, whole genome shotgun sequence genomic region, the following are encoded:
- the LOC107892310 gene encoding CRM-domain containing factor CFM2, chloroplastic isoform X1, with amino-acid sequence MLLSMNKHPPFTLLPTTLIQPPILSPQYLKPTLKPRKYIFLIRSSITRPENQALPQSAIQRIADKLRSLGFSETPNPQPESESGSGCPGEIFVPLPEKLPKYRVGHTIDTSWSTPENPVPDPGSDPGSLMVRFRDMKRERKKMGRVKEEERVVPSLAELKLSAAELKRLRTVGIGEKRKLKVGKAGITEGIVNGIHERWRKSEVVRIVCEDICKMNMKRTHEVLERKTGGLVIWRSGSKIILYRGANYKYPYFSADKIGTHDSSSNASSDTNVDNKELDETESCSSEFNGVKTSTPKATDKMTKRALIHGVGSPSRVRFQLPGEAELVAEADRLLDGLGPRFTDWWGYEPLPVDGDLLPAIIPGYRRPFRLLPYGVKSLLTNDEMTTLRRLGRPLPCHFALGRNRKLQGLAASIIKLWEKCEIAKIAVKRGVQNTNSELMAEELKWLTGGTLLSRDKDFIVLYRGKDFLPSAVSSAIEERRKHVIHAENQSGKTMQEVHGEGAKIASENDINSAKDSKSDVFSVRKNLNSAEATIKRTSSKLSMALEKKAKAEKLLAELEQEVIPQQSEIDKEGITREERYMLRKVGLRMKPFLLLGRRGVFDGTVENMHLHWKYRELVKIISKETNVEAVHQEAQILEAESGGILVAVERVSKGYAIIFYRGKNYERPTCLRPQTLLTKREAMKRSLEEQRRKSLKLHILKLTRNIDELKHQLVVDKEASNTLAADQSRLPSVEEEMETLQSVKCARSDIEYHASPEGHLEAKDKSESTSMKNDRMVAAVSISEPSEQVLVEPSSIHDGVENHKTEPEFSSESVNRRKHNTELRALHSQFEMVESSSHHDNLMQEENAYNNGPMESMVESASKNLDVLISPAADNVSNKMASTAKFLSNKERLLLRKQALNMKKRPVLAVGRSNIVTGVAKTINTHFKKHPLAIVNVKGRAKGTSVQEVVLKLQEATGAVLVSQEPSKVILYRGWGANDEPARGDKRNVKDSPVQNQPAVSPELIAAIKFEWGLQCHQEEEAP; translated from the exons ATGTTACTTTCTATGAACAAGCACCCCCCTTTCACTCTCCTACCAACAACCCTAATTCAACCTCCGATACTCTCCCCTCAATACCTTAAACCCACTCTAAAACCCCGTAAATATATCTTCCTTATCCGGAGCTCCATAACCCGACCTGAGAATCAAGCCCTTCCTCAGTCTGCCATCCAACGGATTGCTGACAAGCTCCGGTCACTTGGATTCTCTGAGACCCCGAACCCACAACCTGAATCCGAATCTGGGTCCGGCTGCCCCGGAGAAATCTTTGTCCCTTTACCAGAGAAGTTACCAAAGTACCGGGTCGGACATACGATTGATACAAGCTGGAGTACACCGGAGAACCCGGTGCCGGACCCTGGTTCGGATCCGGGGAGCTTGATGGTAAGGTTCAGGGACATGAAGAGGGAGAGGAAGAAAATGGGGAGGGTGAAGGAGGAGGAGAGGGTGGTTCCAAGTTTGGCTGAGCTGAAGCTGTCTGCGGCGGAGCTAAAACGGTTGAGGACGGTGGGAATTGGTGAGAAACGGAAGTTGAAGGTTGGGAAAGCTGGGATTACGGAGGGAATTGTGAATGGGATCCACGAAAGGTGGAGAAAGAGTGAAGTGGTTAGAATTGTTTGTGAGGATATTTGTAAAATGAATATGAAGAGGACTCATGAGGTTTTGGAG AGAAAAACTGGAGGATTGGTTATTTGGAGATCTGgaagtaaaataatattatatagaGGAGCCAATTACAAGTATCCTTATTTCTCAGCTGATAAAATAGGAACACATGACAGTTCATCCAATGCTTCATCAGATACAAATGTGGATAATAAGGAACTCGATGAAACAGAAAGCTGCTCATCTGAATTCAATGGTGTAAAAACTTCTACTCCAAAAGCAACTGACAAAATGACTAAACGAGCACTAATCCATGGTGTTGGCTCTCCAAGTAGGGTAAGGTTTCAACTGCCAGGTGAGGCAGAACTTGTTGCAGAAGCTGACCGCCTGTTAGATGGATTGGGTCCAAGGTTTACGGACTGGTGGGGATATGAGCCTCTTCCAGTCGACGGTGATCTCCTACCTGCTATTATTCCTGGATATAGGAGACCTTTCCGCCTTCTTCCTTATGGTGTGAAGTCACTGCTCACAAATGATGAAATGACCACTTTAAGAAGACTTGGTCGACCCCTGCCCTGTCATTTTGCATTAG GAAGAAATAGAAAACTTCAGGGATTGGCTGCATCCATTATCAAGCTCTGGGAAAAATGTGAGATTGCCAAAATTGCTGTAAAGAGAGGTGTACAGAACACAAATAGTGAATTGATGGCAGAAGAGTTGAAG TGGCTGACTGGAGGAACTTTGCTCTCACGAGATAAGGACTTTATTGTCCTGTATAGGGGAAAAGATTTCCTGCCTTCTGCTGTTTCTTCTGCAATAGAAGAGCGGAGAAAGCATGTAATTCATGCGGAGAATCAGAGTGGAAAAACCATGCAGGAGGTACATGGAGAGGGTGCTAAAATTGCCTCTGAAAATGATATTAATAGTGCCAAGGATAGCAAAAGTGATGTTTTCAGTGTCCGAAAGAACTTGAACTCTGCTGAAGCAACTATTAAAAGGACTAGCTCGAAGTTATCTATG GCACTGGAGAAGAAAGCAAAGGCCGAGAAACTTCTAGCGGAGCTGGAGCAGGAGGTGATCCCTCAACAATCTGAAATTGACAAAGAGGGTATAACTCGAGAAGAAAGATATATGCTTCGGAAGGTTGGCCTGAGAATGAAGCCTTTCCTCCTATTGG GTAGACGGGGAGTATTTGATGGAACAGTTGAAAATATGCATCTTCATTGGAAGTACAGGGAACTTGTGAAGATAATTTCTAAGGAGACAAATGTTGAAGCTGTTCACCAAGAAGCACAAATATTAGAGGCAGAAAGTGGTGGGATATTAGTGGCTGTGGAGAGGGTAAGCAAGGGTTATGCAATCATCTTTTATCGTGGAAAGAACTATGAACGGCCTACTTGTCTGAGACCTCAGACACTTCTTACTAAAAGAGAGGCAATGAAGCGCTCTTTAGAGGAACAGCGGCGTAAG TCTTTGAAACTACATATTTTGAAGCTTACAAGAAACATAGATGAACTGAAGCACCAATTG GTTGTAGACAAAGAGGCAAGTAACACGCTAGCTGCTGACCAATCAAGATTGCCATCG GTAGAAGAGGAAATGGAGACATTGCAGTCAGTCAAATGTGCTAGATCAGATATTGAATATCATGCATCTCCAGAAGGGCATTTAGAG GCAAAAGACAAATCTGAGTCAACTTCCATGAAAAATGATAGAATGGTTGCTGCAGTTAGTATTAGCGAGCCTTCTGAACAAGTGCTTGTGGAACCATCTTCAATACATGATGGGGTCGAGAATCATAAAACAGAACCTGAATTTTCATCAGAATCTGTGAACAGAAGAAAACATAATACTGAATTGAGGGCTTTGCATTCTCAATTTGAAATGGTTGAATCCTCATCTCACCATGATAACCTTATG CAGGAAGAAAATGCTTACAATAATGGGCCGATGGAATCAATGGTCGAATCTGCTAGCAAAAATTTGGATGTTTTGATTTCACCAGCAGCTGACAATGTCTCGAATAAAATGGCTTCAACGGCAAAGTTTCTTTCTAACAAAGAAAGACTTCTTTTACGAAAGCAAGCTCTCAATATGAAGAAACGTCCCGTGCTCGCAGTTG GGAGGAGCAACATTGTGACCGGTGTGGCGAAAACAATCAACACACACTTTAAAAAACATCCTCTTGCTATAGTGAATGTGAAAGGGAGGGCTAAAGGGACCTCTGTGCAGGAAGTGGTGCTAAAGCTGCAG GAAGCAACTGGTGCAGTTCTAGTTTCTCAAGAACCTAGCAAAGTCATACTATATCGAGGTTGGGGTGCCAATGATGAACCAGCCCGTGGTGATAAGAGGAATGTAAAAGATTCACCGGTTCAGAATCAGCCTGCTGTGTCCCCCGAACTTATTGCTGCAATCAAATTTGAATGGGGCTTGCAATGCCACCAAGAGGAAGAGGCACCTTGA
- the LOC107892310 gene encoding CRM-domain containing factor CFM2, chloroplastic isoform X4 has translation MLLSMNKHPPFTLLPTTLIQPPILSPQYLKPTLKPRKYIFLIRSSITRPENQALPQSAIQRIADKLRSLGFSETPNPQPESESGSGCPGEIFVPLPEKLPKYRVGHTIDTSWSTPENPVPDPGSDPGSLMVRFRDMKRERKKMGRVKEEERVVPSLAELKLSAAELKRLRTVGIGEKRKLKVGKAGITEGIVNGIHERWRKSEVVRIVCEDICKMNMKRTHEVLERKTGGLVIWRSGSKIILYRGANYKYPYFSADKIGTHDSSSNASSDTNVDNKELDETESCSSEFNGVKTSTPKATDKMTKRALIHGVGSPSRVRFQLPGEAELVAEADRLLDGLGPRFTDWWGYEPLPVDGDLLPAIIPGYRRPFRLLPYGVKSLLTNDEMTTLRRLGRPLPCHFALGRNRKLQGLAASIIKLWEKCEIAKIAVKRGVQNTNSELMAEELKWLTGGTLLSRDKDFIVLYRGKDFLPSAVSSAIEERRKHVIHAENQSGKTMQEVHGEGAKIASENDINSAKDSKSDVFSVRKNLNSAEATIKRTSSKLSMALEKKAKAEKLLAELEQEVIPQQSEIDKEGITREERYMLRKVGLRMKPFLLLGRRGVFDGTVENMHLHWKYRELVKIISKETNVEAVHQEAQILEAESGGILVAVERVSKGYAIIFYRGKNYERPTCLRPQTLLTKREAMKRSLEEQRRKSLKLHILKLTRNIDELKHQLVVDKEVEEEMETLQSVKCARSDIEYHASPEGHLEAKDKSESTSMKNDRMVAAVSISEPSEQVLVEPSSIHDGVENHKTEPEFSSESVNRRKHNTELRALHSQFEMVESSSHHDNLMQEENAYNNGPMESMVESASKNLDVLISPAADNVSNKMASTAKFLSNKERLLLRKQALNMKKRPVLAVGRSNIVTGVAKTINTHFKKHPLAIVNVKGRAKGTSVQEVVLKLQEATGAVLVSQEPSKVILYRGWGANDEPARGDKRNVKDSPVQNQPAVSPELIAAIKFEWGLQCHQEEEAP, from the exons ATGTTACTTTCTATGAACAAGCACCCCCCTTTCACTCTCCTACCAACAACCCTAATTCAACCTCCGATACTCTCCCCTCAATACCTTAAACCCACTCTAAAACCCCGTAAATATATCTTCCTTATCCGGAGCTCCATAACCCGACCTGAGAATCAAGCCCTTCCTCAGTCTGCCATCCAACGGATTGCTGACAAGCTCCGGTCACTTGGATTCTCTGAGACCCCGAACCCACAACCTGAATCCGAATCTGGGTCCGGCTGCCCCGGAGAAATCTTTGTCCCTTTACCAGAGAAGTTACCAAAGTACCGGGTCGGACATACGATTGATACAAGCTGGAGTACACCGGAGAACCCGGTGCCGGACCCTGGTTCGGATCCGGGGAGCTTGATGGTAAGGTTCAGGGACATGAAGAGGGAGAGGAAGAAAATGGGGAGGGTGAAGGAGGAGGAGAGGGTGGTTCCAAGTTTGGCTGAGCTGAAGCTGTCTGCGGCGGAGCTAAAACGGTTGAGGACGGTGGGAATTGGTGAGAAACGGAAGTTGAAGGTTGGGAAAGCTGGGATTACGGAGGGAATTGTGAATGGGATCCACGAAAGGTGGAGAAAGAGTGAAGTGGTTAGAATTGTTTGTGAGGATATTTGTAAAATGAATATGAAGAGGACTCATGAGGTTTTGGAG AGAAAAACTGGAGGATTGGTTATTTGGAGATCTGgaagtaaaataatattatatagaGGAGCCAATTACAAGTATCCTTATTTCTCAGCTGATAAAATAGGAACACATGACAGTTCATCCAATGCTTCATCAGATACAAATGTGGATAATAAGGAACTCGATGAAACAGAAAGCTGCTCATCTGAATTCAATGGTGTAAAAACTTCTACTCCAAAAGCAACTGACAAAATGACTAAACGAGCACTAATCCATGGTGTTGGCTCTCCAAGTAGGGTAAGGTTTCAACTGCCAGGTGAGGCAGAACTTGTTGCAGAAGCTGACCGCCTGTTAGATGGATTGGGTCCAAGGTTTACGGACTGGTGGGGATATGAGCCTCTTCCAGTCGACGGTGATCTCCTACCTGCTATTATTCCTGGATATAGGAGACCTTTCCGCCTTCTTCCTTATGGTGTGAAGTCACTGCTCACAAATGATGAAATGACCACTTTAAGAAGACTTGGTCGACCCCTGCCCTGTCATTTTGCATTAG GAAGAAATAGAAAACTTCAGGGATTGGCTGCATCCATTATCAAGCTCTGGGAAAAATGTGAGATTGCCAAAATTGCTGTAAAGAGAGGTGTACAGAACACAAATAGTGAATTGATGGCAGAAGAGTTGAAG TGGCTGACTGGAGGAACTTTGCTCTCACGAGATAAGGACTTTATTGTCCTGTATAGGGGAAAAGATTTCCTGCCTTCTGCTGTTTCTTCTGCAATAGAAGAGCGGAGAAAGCATGTAATTCATGCGGAGAATCAGAGTGGAAAAACCATGCAGGAGGTACATGGAGAGGGTGCTAAAATTGCCTCTGAAAATGATATTAATAGTGCCAAGGATAGCAAAAGTGATGTTTTCAGTGTCCGAAAGAACTTGAACTCTGCTGAAGCAACTATTAAAAGGACTAGCTCGAAGTTATCTATG GCACTGGAGAAGAAAGCAAAGGCCGAGAAACTTCTAGCGGAGCTGGAGCAGGAGGTGATCCCTCAACAATCTGAAATTGACAAAGAGGGTATAACTCGAGAAGAAAGATATATGCTTCGGAAGGTTGGCCTGAGAATGAAGCCTTTCCTCCTATTGG GTAGACGGGGAGTATTTGATGGAACAGTTGAAAATATGCATCTTCATTGGAAGTACAGGGAACTTGTGAAGATAATTTCTAAGGAGACAAATGTTGAAGCTGTTCACCAAGAAGCACAAATATTAGAGGCAGAAAGTGGTGGGATATTAGTGGCTGTGGAGAGGGTAAGCAAGGGTTATGCAATCATCTTTTATCGTGGAAAGAACTATGAACGGCCTACTTGTCTGAGACCTCAGACACTTCTTACTAAAAGAGAGGCAATGAAGCGCTCTTTAGAGGAACAGCGGCGTAAG TCTTTGAAACTACATATTTTGAAGCTTACAAGAAACATAGATGAACTGAAGCACCAATTG GTTGTAGACAAAGAG GTAGAAGAGGAAATGGAGACATTGCAGTCAGTCAAATGTGCTAGATCAGATATTGAATATCATGCATCTCCAGAAGGGCATTTAGAG GCAAAAGACAAATCTGAGTCAACTTCCATGAAAAATGATAGAATGGTTGCTGCAGTTAGTATTAGCGAGCCTTCTGAACAAGTGCTTGTGGAACCATCTTCAATACATGATGGGGTCGAGAATCATAAAACAGAACCTGAATTTTCATCAGAATCTGTGAACAGAAGAAAACATAATACTGAATTGAGGGCTTTGCATTCTCAATTTGAAATGGTTGAATCCTCATCTCACCATGATAACCTTATG CAGGAAGAAAATGCTTACAATAATGGGCCGATGGAATCAATGGTCGAATCTGCTAGCAAAAATTTGGATGTTTTGATTTCACCAGCAGCTGACAATGTCTCGAATAAAATGGCTTCAACGGCAAAGTTTCTTTCTAACAAAGAAAGACTTCTTTTACGAAAGCAAGCTCTCAATATGAAGAAACGTCCCGTGCTCGCAGTTG GGAGGAGCAACATTGTGACCGGTGTGGCGAAAACAATCAACACACACTTTAAAAAACATCCTCTTGCTATAGTGAATGTGAAAGGGAGGGCTAAAGGGACCTCTGTGCAGGAAGTGGTGCTAAAGCTGCAG GAAGCAACTGGTGCAGTTCTAGTTTCTCAAGAACCTAGCAAAGTCATACTATATCGAGGTTGGGGTGCCAATGATGAACCAGCCCGTGGTGATAAGAGGAATGTAAAAGATTCACCGGTTCAGAATCAGCCTGCTGTGTCCCCCGAACTTATTGCTGCAATCAAATTTGAATGGGGCTTGCAATGCCACCAAGAGGAAGAGGCACCTTGA
- the LOC107892310 gene encoding CRM-domain containing factor CFM2, chloroplastic isoform X2, whose protein sequence is MLLSMNKHPPFTLLPTTLIQPPILSPQYLKPTLKPRKYIFLIRSSITRPENQALPQSAIQRIADKLRSLGFSETPNPQPESESGSGCPGEIFVPLPEKLPKYRVGHTIDTSWSTPENPVPDPGSDPGSLMVRFRDMKRERKKMGRVKEEERVVPSLAELKLSAAELKRLRTVGIGEKRKLKVGKAGITEGIVNGIHERWRKSEVVRIVCEDICKMNMKRTHEVLERKTGGLVIWRSGSKIILYRGANYKYPYFSADKIGTHDSSSNASSDTNVDNKELDETESCSSEFNGVKTSTPKATDKMTKRALIHGVGSPSRVRFQLPGEAELVAEADRLLDGLGPRFTDWWGYEPLPVDGDLLPAIIPGYRRPFRLLPYGVKSLLTNDEMTTLRRLGRPLPCHFALGRNRKLQGLAASIIKLWEKCEIAKIAVKRGVQNTNSELMAEELKWLTGGTLLSRDKDFIVLYRGKDFLPSAVSSAIEERRKHVIHAENQSGKTMQEVHGEGAKIASENDINSAKDSKSDVFSVRKNLNSAEATIKRTSSKLSMALEKKAKAEKLLAELEQEVIPQQSEIDKEGITREERYMLRKVGLRMKPFLLLGRRGVFDGTVENMHLHWKYRELVKIISKETNVEAVHQEAQILEAESGGILVAVERVSKGYAIIFYRGKNYERPTCLRPQTLLTKREAMKRSLEEQRRKSLKLHILKLTRNIDELKHQLVVDKEASNTLAADQSRLPSVEEEMETLQSVKCARSDIEYHASPEGHLEAKDKSESTSMKNDRMVAAVSISEPSEQVLVEPSSIHDGVENHKTEPEFSSESVNRRKHNTELRALHSQFEMVESSSHHDNLMEENAYNNGPMESMVESASKNLDVLISPAADNVSNKMASTAKFLSNKERLLLRKQALNMKKRPVLAVGRSNIVTGVAKTINTHFKKHPLAIVNVKGRAKGTSVQEVVLKLQEATGAVLVSQEPSKVILYRGWGANDEPARGDKRNVKDSPVQNQPAVSPELIAAIKFEWGLQCHQEEEAP, encoded by the exons ATGTTACTTTCTATGAACAAGCACCCCCCTTTCACTCTCCTACCAACAACCCTAATTCAACCTCCGATACTCTCCCCTCAATACCTTAAACCCACTCTAAAACCCCGTAAATATATCTTCCTTATCCGGAGCTCCATAACCCGACCTGAGAATCAAGCCCTTCCTCAGTCTGCCATCCAACGGATTGCTGACAAGCTCCGGTCACTTGGATTCTCTGAGACCCCGAACCCACAACCTGAATCCGAATCTGGGTCCGGCTGCCCCGGAGAAATCTTTGTCCCTTTACCAGAGAAGTTACCAAAGTACCGGGTCGGACATACGATTGATACAAGCTGGAGTACACCGGAGAACCCGGTGCCGGACCCTGGTTCGGATCCGGGGAGCTTGATGGTAAGGTTCAGGGACATGAAGAGGGAGAGGAAGAAAATGGGGAGGGTGAAGGAGGAGGAGAGGGTGGTTCCAAGTTTGGCTGAGCTGAAGCTGTCTGCGGCGGAGCTAAAACGGTTGAGGACGGTGGGAATTGGTGAGAAACGGAAGTTGAAGGTTGGGAAAGCTGGGATTACGGAGGGAATTGTGAATGGGATCCACGAAAGGTGGAGAAAGAGTGAAGTGGTTAGAATTGTTTGTGAGGATATTTGTAAAATGAATATGAAGAGGACTCATGAGGTTTTGGAG AGAAAAACTGGAGGATTGGTTATTTGGAGATCTGgaagtaaaataatattatatagaGGAGCCAATTACAAGTATCCTTATTTCTCAGCTGATAAAATAGGAACACATGACAGTTCATCCAATGCTTCATCAGATACAAATGTGGATAATAAGGAACTCGATGAAACAGAAAGCTGCTCATCTGAATTCAATGGTGTAAAAACTTCTACTCCAAAAGCAACTGACAAAATGACTAAACGAGCACTAATCCATGGTGTTGGCTCTCCAAGTAGGGTAAGGTTTCAACTGCCAGGTGAGGCAGAACTTGTTGCAGAAGCTGACCGCCTGTTAGATGGATTGGGTCCAAGGTTTACGGACTGGTGGGGATATGAGCCTCTTCCAGTCGACGGTGATCTCCTACCTGCTATTATTCCTGGATATAGGAGACCTTTCCGCCTTCTTCCTTATGGTGTGAAGTCACTGCTCACAAATGATGAAATGACCACTTTAAGAAGACTTGGTCGACCCCTGCCCTGTCATTTTGCATTAG GAAGAAATAGAAAACTTCAGGGATTGGCTGCATCCATTATCAAGCTCTGGGAAAAATGTGAGATTGCCAAAATTGCTGTAAAGAGAGGTGTACAGAACACAAATAGTGAATTGATGGCAGAAGAGTTGAAG TGGCTGACTGGAGGAACTTTGCTCTCACGAGATAAGGACTTTATTGTCCTGTATAGGGGAAAAGATTTCCTGCCTTCTGCTGTTTCTTCTGCAATAGAAGAGCGGAGAAAGCATGTAATTCATGCGGAGAATCAGAGTGGAAAAACCATGCAGGAGGTACATGGAGAGGGTGCTAAAATTGCCTCTGAAAATGATATTAATAGTGCCAAGGATAGCAAAAGTGATGTTTTCAGTGTCCGAAAGAACTTGAACTCTGCTGAAGCAACTATTAAAAGGACTAGCTCGAAGTTATCTATG GCACTGGAGAAGAAAGCAAAGGCCGAGAAACTTCTAGCGGAGCTGGAGCAGGAGGTGATCCCTCAACAATCTGAAATTGACAAAGAGGGTATAACTCGAGAAGAAAGATATATGCTTCGGAAGGTTGGCCTGAGAATGAAGCCTTTCCTCCTATTGG GTAGACGGGGAGTATTTGATGGAACAGTTGAAAATATGCATCTTCATTGGAAGTACAGGGAACTTGTGAAGATAATTTCTAAGGAGACAAATGTTGAAGCTGTTCACCAAGAAGCACAAATATTAGAGGCAGAAAGTGGTGGGATATTAGTGGCTGTGGAGAGGGTAAGCAAGGGTTATGCAATCATCTTTTATCGTGGAAAGAACTATGAACGGCCTACTTGTCTGAGACCTCAGACACTTCTTACTAAAAGAGAGGCAATGAAGCGCTCTTTAGAGGAACAGCGGCGTAAG TCTTTGAAACTACATATTTTGAAGCTTACAAGAAACATAGATGAACTGAAGCACCAATTG GTTGTAGACAAAGAGGCAAGTAACACGCTAGCTGCTGACCAATCAAGATTGCCATCG GTAGAAGAGGAAATGGAGACATTGCAGTCAGTCAAATGTGCTAGATCAGATATTGAATATCATGCATCTCCAGAAGGGCATTTAGAG GCAAAAGACAAATCTGAGTCAACTTCCATGAAAAATGATAGAATGGTTGCTGCAGTTAGTATTAGCGAGCCTTCTGAACAAGTGCTTGTGGAACCATCTTCAATACATGATGGGGTCGAGAATCATAAAACAGAACCTGAATTTTCATCAGAATCTGTGAACAGAAGAAAACATAATACTGAATTGAGGGCTTTGCATTCTCAATTTGAAATGGTTGAATCCTCATCTCACCATGATAACCTTATG GAAGAAAATGCTTACAATAATGGGCCGATGGAATCAATGGTCGAATCTGCTAGCAAAAATTTGGATGTTTTGATTTCACCAGCAGCTGACAATGTCTCGAATAAAATGGCTTCAACGGCAAAGTTTCTTTCTAACAAAGAAAGACTTCTTTTACGAAAGCAAGCTCTCAATATGAAGAAACGTCCCGTGCTCGCAGTTG GGAGGAGCAACATTGTGACCGGTGTGGCGAAAACAATCAACACACACTTTAAAAAACATCCTCTTGCTATAGTGAATGTGAAAGGGAGGGCTAAAGGGACCTCTGTGCAGGAAGTGGTGCTAAAGCTGCAG GAAGCAACTGGTGCAGTTCTAGTTTCTCAAGAACCTAGCAAAGTCATACTATATCGAGGTTGGGGTGCCAATGATGAACCAGCCCGTGGTGATAAGAGGAATGTAAAAGATTCACCGGTTCAGAATCAGCCTGCTGTGTCCCCCGAACTTATTGCTGCAATCAAATTTGAATGGGGCTTGCAATGCCACCAAGAGGAAGAGGCACCTTGA